Proteins from a genomic interval of Gossypium hirsutum isolate 1008001.06 chromosome A09, Gossypium_hirsutum_v2.1, whole genome shotgun sequence:
- the LOC121206169 gene encoding uncharacterized protein codes for MMNNDDPDTIHFRLGGLVQAMSVQEFGVALGLYTYKFMEEEDMNALPRNIHISPSLCWKALAPLSSTYDPSCSKASALAPSLRYLHAILAHTLSRRRESTGIVNTHDAYYLWCMVNAHVTDLAYFITFGICHQIEWHRKAVISIGPYVTRLARLFGILNTVAQSSALTLIGQMSPQDITTMLHMRMIERQRGTDPPLYRFTQAIDEEDLEEIPDDVPPQHEEPFTTPPRERPVHAAASLAHLSDRLVHFEQYCTTQFEMIYDRDRRRDRQMDDMQAMMQQLCQHFHIAIPAPPLECPTDEDH; via the coding sequence ATGATGAACAATGACGACCCAGACACCATTCACTTCCGATTAGGCGGTCTAGTTCAAGCGATGAGTGTCCAAGAGTTTGGAGttgctctgggactttacacctataagtttatggaggaggaggacatgaatgcactaccacgcaatatccacatttctccctcattgtgctggaaggctttggcaccactctcttccacctatGACCCCAGCTgctcgaaggcctcagctctcgccccttccctacgatatctccatgccatattaGCACACACCTTATCCagaaggagagagagcaccggcatcgtcaacacccacgacgcctactatttatggtgcatggtgAATGCACACGTGACTGACTTGGCATATTTCATCACTTTCGGCATTTGCCATCAGATCGAGTGGCATCGAAAGGCAGTAATCTCTATCGGCCCCTACGTGACGCGCCTTGCCAGACTCTTCGGCATCCTCAACACCGTGGCCCAGTCATCAGCGCTTACACTGATCGGTCAGATGTCCCCGCAAGacatcacgactatgttacacatgaggatgatcgagcgccaACGTGGGACCGATCCTCCTTTGTACCGTTTCACTCAAgccattgacgaggaggatcttgaggaaattcctgatgatgtccccccacagcacgaggagccTTTTACCACGCCACCTAGGGAACGACCAGTTCATGCTgctgcttcattggcacaccttTCTGATCGACTCGTTCACTTCGAGCAGTATTGTACTACACAGTTCGAGATGATTTACGACCGAGATCGGCGACGTGACAGACAGATGGATGacatgcaggccatgatgcagcagTTGTGCCAGCACTTCCACATCGCCATTCCAGCGCCACCACTTGAGTGCCCCACTGACGAAGATCATTGA
- the LOC107889521 gene encoding uncharacterized protein: MTEKFLLKYFSLTKKAKLRNDISSFVQMDLETLYDAWERYKDLLRRCPHHGLPLWLQVQTFHNGLNPLTQQIVDATAGGNINNKIPEEAYEFIEEMSQNNYQWQVMRTKPTKTAGVYNVDSVTMLSNQVELLNKKIDGLLGSMQVHLVMRCDSSGGGVHTEYQSFNPTTEEEQVNYMDNNNFRSQNYPYSNTYNAGWRNHPNFSWGGQGNQKPQNPQGFQQPLYQQEKKPNLEEVLSKFI, from the coding sequence atgaccgagaaatttttactaaaatatttttcgctgaCTAAAaaggctaaattacgtaatgatatctcttcttttgtgcagatggatttagaaacactttacgatgcatgggagagatataaggacttactgagaaggtgccctcaccatgggttaccgctttggctgcaagtacaaacattccataatggtctgaatcctttgACTCAACAAATAGTTGACGCAACTGCTGGCGGAAACATCAACAACAAAatacctgaagaggcttatgaattcattgaagaaatgtcacagaataactatcaatggcaagtcatgaggactaagccaacaaaaacagccggcgtttataacgtcgactcagttactatgctgtcaaatcaggtagaacttctcaataaaaagattgatggtttacttggctCTATGCAGGTACatctagtaatgaggtgtgactcaagcggaggaggtgtgcatacagaatatcaatccttcaatcccacaaccgaagaggaacaagtcaactatatggataataataactttagatctcaaaattacccatacagtaatacttataatgcaggttggaggaaccacccaaatttctcttggggtggtcaaggaaatcaaaagccacaaaatcctcagggttttcagcAGCCActttatcaacaagagaagaaaccgaaccttgaggaggtgctctcaaaatttatataa